The Phyllopteryx taeniolatus isolate TA_2022b chromosome 17, UOR_Ptae_1.2, whole genome shotgun sequence genome window below encodes:
- the LOC133467408 gene encoding integrin-linked protein kinase-like, whose amino-acid sequence MDDIFTLCREGNSVAVRLWLDNTENDLNLGDDHGFSPLHWACREGRGGVVDMLIMRGARINVVNRGDDTPLHLASSHGHADIVAKLIQCKADPNTVNEHGNTPLHYACFWGQETVAQDLVVSGAQVCVCNRYGQTPLDKAKPHLKQLLQEKAEKLGQSLTKVPYKETFWKGTMRTRPRNGTLNKQAGIDYKQLSLLAKINENHSGESWQGRWQGDDVVVKVLQVREWSTRKSRDFSEEHPKLRIFSHPNILPVLGACQSPPAPHPIIITPYMPYGSLFNLLHQGTTLVVDQSQAVKFALDIASAMTFLHTLEPMVARLYLNSKHVMIDEDMTARISMADAKFSFQCAGRMYSPAWMAPEALQKRSDDINRRSADMWSFAVLLWELVTREVPFANLSPMEIGMKVALEGLRPTIPPGISPHICKLMRLCMNEDPAKRPKFDMIVPILEKMQDK is encoded by the exons GGACGACCATGGCTTCAGCCCGCTGCACTGGGCGTGTCGGGAGGGTCGCGGTGGAGTAGTGGACATGCTCATCATGAGGGGCGCCCGCATCAACGTTGTGAACCGCGGGGACGACACCCCCTTGCATCTGGCATCCAGTCACGGCCACGCGGACATTGTGGCTAAG CTGATTCAATGTAAGGCGGACCCCAACACGGTCAACGAGCACGGGAACACGCCGCTGCACTACGCATGCTTCTGGGGACAAGAGACAGTAGCACAG GACCTGGTGGTGAGCGGGgctcaggtgtgtgtgtgcaacagGTACGGACAGACGCCTCTGGACAAGGCTAAGCCTCACCTTAAGCAACTGCTTCAAG AGAAAGCAGAAAAACTGGGCCAGAGTTTGACCAAAGTTCCTTACAAGGAAACCTTCTGGAAGGGCACCATGAGGACCAGGCCTC GTAACGGCACCCTCAACAAGCAGGCCGGTATTGATTATAAACAACTTTCACTGCTGGCAAAAATCAATGAAAACCACTCAGGAGAG AGTTGGCAGGGTCGCTGGCAGGGTGACGACGTGGTGGTGAAGGTGTTGCAGGTGAGGGAGTGGAGCACCAGGAAGAGCAGAGACTTTAGCGAGGAGCATCCCAAACTACG GATCTTCTCTCACCCCAACATTCTCCCTGTTCTGGGAGCGTGTCAGTCACCCCCGGCCCCGCACCCCATCATCATCACCCCTTACATGCCGTATGGATCTCTGTTCAACCTTCTCCACCAGGGCACCA CTCTGGTGGTGGACCAAAGCCAAGCGGTCAAGTTCGCCTTGGACATCGCCAGTGCCATGACCTTCCTTCACACGCTGGAGCCCATGGTGGCACGTCTGTACCTCAACAGCAAACACGTCATG ATTGACGAGGACATGACAGCCAGGATAAGCATGGCGGACGCAAAGTTCTCCTTCCAGTGCGCCGGGCGCATGTACTCTCCGGCTTGGATGGCCCCGGAAG CCCTCCAGAAGCGCTCCGATGACATCAACAGGAGATCAGCAGACATGTGGAGCTTCGCTGTGCTCCTGTGGGAGCTGGTCACCAGGGAGGTGCCTTTTGCCAACCTCTCGCCCATGGAGATAGGCATGAAG GTGGCTCTGGAGGGCTTGCGACCGACCATCCCGCCGGGGATCTCGCCTCACATCTGCAAGTTGATGAGGCTTTGCATGAATGAGGACCCCGCCAAGAGGCCCAAGTTTGACATGATCGTGCCTATCTTGGAAAAAATGCAAGACAAGTGA